One window of the Conexibacter sp. SYSU D00693 genome contains the following:
- a CDS encoding MBL fold metallo-hydrolase: MRRRLAAAVLLAAGLGASAAPAGAAAADLPDATVKARQHVFGLANVAADGSLPRGKVLLSWITVSTFAAALDGHVVLLDGYVHKVEDRPNYVPTTAREVEALRPEAVFIGHGHFDHAKYAGRIAARTGAVVVGTPEHCAGARAEAGAAADRVRCAATVPEGAPVGARAHRIDVLGDGVEVSALKHVHSAAEAPDGEQHESVLGHGPLPDLPSLLLHPPGPSVLPGLDPSGDEGGTMLYRFRIGAFSLVWHDSSGPLRERGAKVVEALKAMPPTDVQVGAVLGFGELTNGVRDPVDYLVALRPKVFVPNHHDFITEYGTGRAFEPAVKAELAKRGPSSTEFRWLADPRDYLKTERLTFDLASDRWLDASDAPRLQLTRRCAGGRLRVELRGDVDAVRDVRFTLGRRQVARDTAAPFRQTIARPALSRSASRRLRAVVDLREGRGERTVPARSRPRC; encoded by the coding sequence ATGCGCCGCCGGCTCGCCGCCGCCGTCCTCCTCGCCGCGGGGCTCGGGGCGTCCGCGGCGCCGGCGGGCGCGGCGGCGGCCGACCTGCCCGACGCGACCGTCAAGGCCCGCCAGCACGTCTTCGGCCTGGCGAACGTGGCGGCGGACGGCAGCCTCCCGCGCGGGAAGGTCCTGCTCTCGTGGATCACCGTCAGCACGTTCGCCGCGGCGCTCGACGGCCACGTCGTGCTGCTCGACGGCTACGTCCACAAGGTCGAGGACCGGCCCAACTACGTGCCGACGACCGCGCGCGAGGTCGAGGCGCTGCGCCCCGAGGCGGTCTTCATCGGCCACGGCCACTTCGACCACGCGAAGTACGCGGGCCGCATCGCGGCGCGGACCGGTGCCGTCGTCGTCGGGACGCCGGAGCACTGCGCGGGCGCGCGGGCCGAGGCCGGCGCCGCCGCCGACCGGGTGCGCTGCGCGGCGACGGTCCCCGAGGGCGCGCCGGTCGGCGCGCGGGCGCACCGGATCGACGTGCTCGGCGACGGCGTCGAGGTCAGCGCGCTCAAGCACGTCCACTCCGCGGCGGAGGCGCCCGACGGCGAGCAGCACGAGAGCGTCCTCGGCCACGGCCCGCTGCCCGACCTGCCGAGCCTCCTGCTCCATCCCCCCGGCCCGAGCGTCCTGCCGGGGCTGGACCCGTCGGGCGACGAGGGCGGGACGATGCTCTACCGCTTCCGGATCGGCGCCTTCTCGCTGGTCTGGCACGACTCGTCGGGCCCCCTGCGCGAGCGCGGCGCGAAGGTCGTCGAGGCGCTGAAGGCGATGCCGCCGACCGACGTCCAGGTCGGCGCGGTCCTGGGCTTCGGCGAGCTCACCAACGGCGTGCGCGACCCCGTCGACTACCTCGTCGCCCTGCGCCCGAAGGTCTTCGTCCCCAACCACCACGACTTCATCACCGAGTACGGCACCGGCCGGGCCTTCGAACCCGCGGTCAAGGCGGAGCTCGCCAAGCGCGGCCCGTCCTCCACCGAGTTCCGCTGGCTCGCCGACCCGCGTGACTACCTGAAGACCGAGCGCCTGACGTTCGACCTCGCGTCCGACCGCTGGCTCGACGCCTCCGACGCGCCGCGCCTGCAGCTCACGCGGCGCTGCGCCGGCGGGCGGCTGCGGGTGGAGCTGCGGGGCGACGTCGACGCGGTCCGCGACGTGCGCTTCACCCTCGGCCGCCGCCAGGTCGCCCGCGACACCGCCGCGCCGTTCCGCCAGACGATCGCCCGCCCTGCGCTGTCGCGGTCGGCCTCCCGCCGACTGCGCGCGGTCGTCGACCTGCGCGAGGGCCGCGGTGAGCGCACGGTGCCCGCGCGGTCGCGCCCGCGCTGCTGA
- a CDS encoding RNA polymerase sigma factor: MAIAADAPTATTRSAADLEDAELVARVRRGDVRAFELLYERYHRRIASYVLGMVRDHGRAEDVTQEVFISALRRMQQTDRPILFKPWIYEIAKNACIDQFRRSRRAEEVSYDADGGLAPEEHLKLASRGAAPEAQIEAKQRLDDLRGAFGGLSESHHEILVMRELEGLSYREIGERLGMTRPSVESTLFRARRRLTEEYEELSTGERCQRVQGLILKAVEGSVGTRDGRTLGRHVAHCSRCRRQARLAGLEIHELLQGRLRSKLLALLPLPAFLRRGSADDAAGVTSGLTGASQSLAQWSPALAHAGEAGTIAWMKAAAAAATIAVAGTGAGAVGGPDDGMRLGGAVPGGQVLVAGDPADARERDQLRAASLTATNAPTATIAQPASGRAPAATRPRTSSSGPSRTTAAAPDPTPSNSSGSGQGTVTEPATTTQRATAPIERGARELADKLRPQAPAAGAGADPAGAGAKVPEPGELLDSVKGVGDALELPSPDQVPRAVEDTVQGIGEALGDGSKAAGDLLGGG, encoded by the coding sequence GTGGCCATCGCCGCTGACGCCCCGACCGCAACGACGCGGTCGGCGGCCGATCTGGAGGACGCCGAGCTCGTCGCGCGCGTGCGGCGCGGCGACGTGCGCGCGTTCGAGCTGCTCTACGAGCGCTACCACCGCCGGATCGCCTCCTACGTCCTGGGCATGGTCCGCGACCACGGGCGCGCCGAGGACGTCACCCAGGAGGTCTTCATCTCCGCGCTGCGCCGGATGCAGCAGACCGACCGCCCGATCCTCTTCAAGCCGTGGATCTACGAGATCGCCAAGAACGCGTGCATCGACCAGTTCCGCCGGTCGCGCCGCGCCGAGGAGGTCTCCTACGACGCCGACGGCGGCCTGGCTCCCGAGGAGCACCTCAAGCTCGCCAGCCGCGGCGCCGCGCCCGAGGCGCAGATCGAGGCCAAGCAGCGCCTCGACGACCTGCGCGGCGCGTTCGGCGGCCTGTCGGAGTCCCACCACGAGATCCTCGTGATGCGCGAGCTCGAGGGCCTCTCCTACCGTGAGATCGGCGAGCGCCTGGGCATGACCCGGCCGTCGGTCGAGTCCACCCTCTTCCGCGCCCGCCGCCGCCTGACCGAGGAGTACGAGGAGCTCTCGACGGGCGAGCGCTGCCAGCGCGTCCAGGGGCTCATCCTCAAGGCCGTCGAGGGCTCGGTGGGCACGCGCGACGGCCGGACGCTCGGCCGCCACGTCGCCCACTGCTCGCGCTGCCGGCGCCAGGCGCGCCTCGCCGGGCTCGAGATCCACGAGCTGCTGCAGGGCCGGCTGCGCTCGAAGCTCCTGGCGCTGCTCCCGCTGCCCGCCTTCCTGCGCCGCGGCTCCGCCGACGACGCGGCCGGCGTCACCTCCGGTCTCACCGGCGCGTCGCAGAGCCTCGCGCAGTGGTCGCCCGCGCTCGCCCACGCCGGCGAGGCGGGGACGATCGCCTGGATGAAGGCCGCCGCGGCGGCCGCGACGATCGCCGTGGCCGGGACGGGGGCCGGCGCCGTCGGCGGACCCGACGACGGCATGCGCCTCGGCGGTGCGGTCCCGGGCGGCCAGGTGCTCGTCGCCGGCGACCCGGCCGACGCGCGCGAGCGCGACCAGCTGCGCGCCGCGAGCCTCACTGCCACCAACGCCCCGACGGCGACGATCGCGCAGCCCGCCTCCGGCCGCGCGCCCGCAGCGACCCGCCCGCGGACGAGCTCGTCGGGTCCCTCGCGCACCACGGCGGCGGCACCGGACCCGACGCCGTCGAACTCGTCGGGGTCCGGCCAGGGCACCGTCACCGAGCCGGCGACGACGACCCAGCGCGCGACCGCGCCGATCGAGCGCGGCGCGCGGGAGCTGGCGGACAAGCTCAGGCCGCAGGCGCCGGCCGCCGGCGCCGGCGCGGATCCGGCCGGCGCGGGGGCCAAGGTCCCGGAGCCCGGTGAGCTGCTGGACTCCGTCAAGGGCGTCGGCGACGCGCTCGAGCTCCCCTCGCCCGACCAGGTGCCGCGCGCGGTGGAGGACACCGTGCAGGGCATCGGCGAGGCCCTCGGCGACGGCTCGAAGGCCGCGGGCGACCTGCTCGGCGGCGGGTGA